The DNA window CGACGCTCGATCCGCAGACCGTGCGCGATTACCTCGGCGGAGGCTACGCGCTGAGCGCCCTCGCCACGCTGGATCCGAAGACCCCGGTCGAGCGCAGCGTGAGCACCTTGAGTGCTCGTTTCCGCGGCCTCCACACGAGGACCCTCGGCGACCTCCACGGCTTCGTCGAGGAGGAGCAGCGGCTCGCCATCGACCACCCCTGGTTTGGACTGGCCACCTTGCGGTGGGATGGCCGTCCAGGCAGCCCCTTGAAGACCATCAGCTTGTTCCCTCCCACGCTCCTTCAGGGGGTGTACGTCCAGCGGGGCGCCATCGACTGCCTGACCCGCCTGCTCGGCCCACCGGAGGCACCCAGCAGCCGCAAGTCGTTCTCGGGTCAGGGAGCTGTCTTCACCTGGCCGGGCGAGGGAAACTACAGCGTGGCGGCGCTGGAGACGTCGTTGGTGATCGACGCGCGCGCAGCCTCCAGCGCCGGGTTCCAGCGCATCCTGAATGGCTTGAGCGCCTGCGGCCAGCCTGTGCGCTGAGCCCTACTTCGCCCACCCTCCAGCCCCTCGCGCCCACCCTCCAGCCCCTCGCGCCCACCTCGTCGCCAACGCCCAGCGCGGGATGCTCTCCCCGCGCAGAGCATTGACCGCTCGTGTCCGCGCCTGCACTGTGGAGATCCACGGACCGGGGGGCGCAGCGTGGAACAGCAAGCCGTTACCGATCGAATTCCTACGGAATTTCGCTACTGGGACAACCTCTCGACGCCGAAGGCGCAGCGGTTACGAGGCATCCTCGGCGCGCTCTTCGGGGTCGACCCCAAGCTCACCGACGAGACGGTGCGTACCTACGCCCGCTCGTACTACGACGCCGATCCCCTCGCCGAGTCCGTCGTCGACGAGGTGTACCTCCCGCGCGGCCAGGCCGCCGGCCGGCGCCTCTTCGACCAGGCCCTCGCCTGCGGTGTCGACGCCATCCCGGACGCGCCCCCCTCGCTCCGGCGCCTCTTCGAGGACCTGGAGACTCCACCCCCCTGGCTGGACGAGCAGCGCGTCGCGCTGGGCGCCCGCGTCTTCCGTCGCTATGGCACCCACCTCTACTCGTTCGCTGGCGCCATCACCCTCGAAGGCTACCGAGAGAGTTCGGTCGCCAAGCCGCTCGTGCTCACCGGCGCCTACACCGGCAGCTCCGCCAACCGCCGCTTCCTGGAGACCGCCGCCTTCTGGACCGACGTCTCCGAGCCTGGCGGCCTCGATCCTGGATGCCGCGGCCGCGAGACGGCCCTCCACGTGCGCATGATGCACGTCTTCGTCCGCAAGCGCCTCCTCGCCCATCCCCAGTGGCAGCTCGGGGCCTGGGGCGTCCCCATCAGCCACGGCGACGCCCTCCTGACCCTCCTCGGCGGCAGCTTCGTGCCCGGCTACGCCCTCAAGCTGCTCGGCTACCGCACCTCGCGCGAGGAGATCGAGGCGATGATGCACTTCTGGCGCTACGTCGGCCACCTCATGGGCGTGCAGCCCCGGTGGTTCCCCGAGACCGTCGAGCAGGCCTTGGGCCTGCTGTTCACCTCGATGATCAAGGGCGCCCAGCGCTCCGGGGACGACGGCGTGCTCCTCGCCCGCTCCTACCTCGCCTCGTACGCGCCCACCGCCGCCGACCGCTGGTTCACCGCCTGGAGAAAGCGCTGGGAGCACAAGCTCCAGCTCGGCTACGTCAGCTTCTTCCTCCCGCCCCCCAGCTACGCCCTCTACGGCCTCCCGCGCCCCGGCCTCTGGCGCTTCCACCCCTTGCTCCAGGCCCCCTTCGTCTTCGCCCGCGAGACTGCGCGCCAGCACCTCCCTCGCCTGGACGACTGGCTCGACGAGCGCGCGCGCCGCGAGACCCGCGACTGGGTCGACGCGCGCCTCGGCCCCCGCCGCGCCGAGTACCGCGCCGCCGAGCCAATCCGGCCGTGAGCCGAGCTGCTCCGGCCGGCGTTCGGTCGCGTGGCGGGACGATCAGCCGCCCAGCAGCACAGCGTCCGGGACCAGCATGCAGGTCCACCGCGCCTCACCGTGGAGGTGGCTCAGCATGCTCATTCCATCGGTCACCCGGCTCGGGACGACGAGGTGGACGTCGACGCTGGCGACGTCGCAGCTGTTCATCAGCTTGTGCAATGGCAGCGTCACCTGCTGCACCGTGTCGACGGCGGTCATCCCGCTCGTGAGCAGCGAGGGCAGGTGCGCATGGCCACGATAGAAGCGGAGCGTGTAGGGGACGGGTCTCGTGGGGTGCGCGGCGGTGAACCGGAGGGTCACCGTATCGCCCTGCTTGTCGTGGTAGCCCACGCAGCCGCAGTGGGTCTGCGCCGCCGTGCCATTGAGCAGCATCCCCTCGAACCCGGCGTCGCACCGCGCATTGTCGATGCGCAGGCGCCGCGAGGCCGCGGCGAATGCAACGCCACGCTCGTCGAACAGCTCGACGCGCAGCGTGGCCATTCCATTCGGCACCCGCGTCGAGTCGATCCTCGCGGCGAGGGACAGGCTCTGCCAGCCATCCTCCTCCCTGCGCAGGGCGTGGAGGTGCGACTGCCCGCCGACGCAGTGGACCGGGATGTCCGTCGCCACCCAGCTCGCGGTCGCGTCGCGCTTGAGCTCGGGGCTACCGTCGTGCCTCACCAGGGCCGCGCCCTCGGCGAGGGACACGCGGTAGTAATGGGCACCGGCCTGCCGCGCCCGGAGGTGATCGAGCGTGACGACCAGCGTGCCCCCGAAGGCGACGTTCTCGACCTTGAACGGAGCGCCCATCAGGTGCGACGTGTCCGCCTTTCCCTCGTGCTCTCCGCTCGGGACGACGCATTGAAATGGGACGAGCCCGATGCCGAAGCCAAAGTCGGCGGGGGGGGCGGTCTCGAGGCGGCCAATGCCCTCCTGGCTGGCGACGAACCACTGACCTGGTGTGAGTTCCTCGGCGCTCCAGGGGTCCTGGGTCGCGCCGTCCATGAGCACCTCGGCGTGAGGCTCGTCCCCGGTCAACCCGCTCACGCGGAGGAGCTGGTTCGCAGGGCTGCGCCGCGTGAGCAGGAGGCTCGCTCGACGCGGGTCTGCCCAGCGCAGGAAGCCCACGTCCCCCAGGCCTTCCAGGAGGACCGCGCGCCGGCCTCCCGTGATGCGCAGCAAGCGCCCGCCCTGGCCTTGCTCGGCGACATAGAAGGTCTCGCCGTCCGCCGCGACGAGCAGCCCGACCCCCTGCGCAATGCCTGCATGAATGCGGCTCGGCGAGCGCCGCTGGCGCGGATCGATCTGCCAGATGCCCGCGTCGTCCACCACGTAGAGCAGATCCCCGTGCGCGGCGATCTGGTGCGGGCTGCTCATGCCGTCGAAGAGCACGTGGGCACCTGGCGGGGCCTGCGCATCGAAAGGAATGTAGAGCAGCGCCCCGCTGTCGAGCGTCACCCCGTGGTGCCCGTCGTGCTGCGTCAGCGCGCGAGGACCAGGTAGCCCCGACAGGACATCCATCGGCTCGCGGTGGAGCTGATAGGTCACCCAGTCCGCCTTCGTGAGGCCGTCGACGAGATCCTTGTAGATCCGGACGATGGCGTGGTGCCCGAGGCGCACGGTCTTCACCGCGTAGTACCGCCCTCGCTCCGATTGCCCGTCCTCGGTGAGCGGCGCCGAGCTGTAGCTGCACGTCCGCAGCTTCTCCGGGTCGACGTGGGCGAGGTCGGGCGGTGGCTCCTCGAGTTCGCAGAGCAGCGCGCCGTTCAGCCGGGTGATGCTCCCACCCGCGCGGCGGAGGCTCGCGGACCCCTCGTCGAGCCGGAGGGTCGTGCCCACGGTGAACGCCGCGCCAGCGCCTTCGGAGACGATGGCGTGCGGAGGGACGAGGACCTTCTTGATCCTCCCCGCGCCAGCGCCGTCGGTTTGCAGGAAATAGAGATAGTCGTCGCTGGAAGCATGGAATGTCCCGCGCGCGCCCGATAACGGCGGCGCGAACTGCGTGTACGCCATGGTGGTCCCCCCCCGAGTCCGCTGAAGTCGACAGGCTCTCGATGCGCCGATGGTTCTGGATCCATGCCGCGAGCGCCTGGGGGCGCACACGACGGCGCTGTGCCGTCACGTCATGGCCACGATGCCTCCCCTCATCGTGAACGCTTCAGTGTAGGTCGTGCAGGCGGTTGCTCAATGTCGAGGGAATCGGAGTCGACCCGATTGTTCGGCCATCGAGGACGGTGGGGCAGGTGAGCTGGGTGAGGCCATGGTCTTCCTGGACCCGCCGCGGAGCCTGAAGGAGGCGAAACTGGGTGCGTCAGCGGCCGACGGTCGCGGTGCCGGAGCGAAACGAGGGGGGCGGCGGCCGACGACCGGGGTGCTGGAGCGAAACTGGGGCCGTCGGCGGGACAGGGGAAGTTTCGCTCGTCAACTGGGTCGGTCGGCGGGCGACGCCCCCAGTCTCGCTCCGGAACTGTCGGTCGCAACGGGGGACGACGCCCCCCGTGGAGAGGTGAAACTCCCCTCGTCGGGGGGTGATGGTCGGCGTTGTGTCGGGGAACTCACCCCGTCGGCGTCGCCCAGGGGAGTTTCCTGGCGAAACTGGGTGCGTCGGCGTTGCCAGGTCGGGTTGCACGGTGAAACTGGGTGCGTCGGCGGCCGTCGGGCGCAGGAGGAGAGGTGAAAACGCCATCGTCGACGGAATGTCAGTGGCCGTCTCCGAGCGAAACTCACGACGTCGGCGAGCGATGCACGCGTGCGAAGGGGCTGACCGCCAGCGGTTGGCACGCGGGGTGATGAACGGGGGCGGTTGGTACGGGAGTGAAAGACGGAGGGCTGCTGGCAGAGCGGTGGGTGAGCCGGTGGGTGAGTGTGCTGGTGTGAGTCGCTACCCGGGAGGTGGGGAGGAGGGGGACGAGCGGCTCGACCCGTCGCGCTGGGCGGTGGCGCGCTCGCGGTACTTGCCCGGGGGGATGCCGCACCAGCGCTTGAAGGCGCGGGTGAAGGTGCTCACGTCGGAGAAGCCGAGGAGGAAGGCGACGTCGGGGATCGCGATCTTGCCTTCGCGGAGGAGCTGCTCGGCGCTCTCGCGGCGGACCTCGTCGAGCAGGTCGCGGAAGCTCACGCCTTCGGCGGCGAGGTGGCGGCGGAGGCTGCGCTCGCTGGTACCGAGGCGGCGGGCGATGGTGTCCGTGGTGGGCTCGCCGGCGTTCATCTCCAGGGCGATGGCGTCGCGGACGCGATCGGGGAGGGCGGTCGCGGCGCGGGTCCGACGGCGCAGCTCTTCGGCGTGGTTCACGAAGAAGGCGGAGAGGGCGGCGTCGGCGCCGCGCGGGGTCTTGGCGAGGAGCGCGCGGTCGAACGAGAAGCTGTCCGTGGGGGCGCCGAACTCGATGGTGGTGCCGAAGAAGCGCTCGTGCGCGGAGACGTCCCGAGGGGCAGGGTGCCGGAAGGTGACCCGGGTGGGGGTGAGGCTGGGAGTGGACGACTCGCGAAAGCAGTGGAGGCAAGAGCAGAGGGAGAGCTCGGCGGCGAGGCGCTCTCCGAGGCTGAAGGTGGAGGCCGCCGTGGCGTGGATGGTGGCTTCGTTGGGGCCGCTGGGATCGTCGAGCTGCCAGCTCGCGTTGTCGGAGAGCAGCACGGCGTAGCGGGTGAGGCGTTCGAGGGCTTCACGGCCGCTCTTGCTGGTGGCGATGACGAAGCCCATCACGTGCAGTTCTTCGAGCCGCATCCCCTGCGCGACGTGGACGGGGAGGCCAGGGTCGTCGAACGTGCGCGCGAGGTAGGCGAGCAGATCGGCGTAGGCCTGGAGGGGAATGCGGCGCTCGATGGACTTGAGTTCGTCGGGCCGGAGGTGGACGCGCTCGCAGAGGACCCGTGGCTCGATGCCTCGCGCTGCGGCGTAGCGGACGAGCTTGCCGACGTGGATCGCCGACGTGGTGAGCGAGGGCCGGCGCACGCTCATGGTCGCGCCACGCTACCACGCACGGCCGGGAGGGACCTCGGGCGGAGCGAGGGAGCACGATGTCGACCCTCCGTAGATGCAGGAATCCGGGGACGCAGGAAAAGAGAAGGTCGCGCCCCGAGGTGCGCGGTGTGCGCAGGCCGCCGCTTATTTCGTGAGCACCGAGCCGTAGGAGATCGTGGCCTTGGCGGTCTGCGCCTTCACGGTCTCCCAGGGGACGGGGATCTGGTCGGCGCCGAGTTCCCAGCTCGTGACGAGGCCGGCCGACGTGACGGTGTTGGCCTCGCTCATCGCGGCGATGTGGGCGTCGGTGACGACGAAGGCCATCATGGACTCTTCGTCCTTCCAGACGCTGATGGTGCGTCCGTAGCCGCACGACTGGGAGAGGGCGAGCTGGTAGCCGATGAGGCCCGGCTGGTCGGCGAGCTGGTTGGTGAGCGGCGTCATCAGCCCGAAGAAGCGGTTCATCTGGTCGGCAGGGATCGAGACCAGGGTGCTGCTGGCGATGTAGCGCTCCTGCGGGGGCTCCGTGAAGCCGCCGTTCGTCGGGTCGTAGCCGGGGCCGGCGAAGGCACCGGGGAAGATCATGTCGCTGTCGTCGCACGGAAAGATGGCCGCGCCGGTGAGGTCGGGCTCGGGCTCGGGTTGCCCGCCGGTCGTCTTGCCCTGACCGTCGTCGCTGGAGCTGCAGGCAGTGAGGGCACAGAGGCCGAGCGAGAGGGCGACGAGCGGGAGTGCGTGGCGGATGGTGCGGTGCATGCGGGTCCTCGGGGGTGTTGGGTCTGCGGTGCGGAACATCGCGGCGATGCGATCAGTCGCGGCGCGAGACGATCCCGAAGAGCAGCTCGGGGAACGTGCGCTGGAGGCGGTTGGATCGAAAATCGGTGCGTCGGCCCATGCTGCGGAGCTTCACGGGCGTGCCGGTGGGATGGCCGGCGCCGAGGGAGACGATCCAGACGAGGTCGCCGTCGTCACGGCGGACGGCGTGGTAGACGTACGAGCCGGTGGTGATGCGCTCCTCGACGCGGCCGGTGCTCGGCGCGCCGTCGGCAGGGGTGCGCTCGAGGGCGCCGAGGGGATTGGCACCGTCAGGCGATGGGCTGCTCAGCGATGCCCGCGCTGGCGCGTCAGGCGATGGGCTGCTCAGCGATGCCCGCGCTGGCGCGTCAGGCGATGTGCCGTCCGGTGCGAGGGGCGCCTCGCGCGGTGCCGAGGGGGGCGTGGTGGCGCTGGGATCGGCGCTGGCGAAGGGGGTCGGCTGGAGGCTGACGAGCGCGGCGAGAGAGGCCGCGGCAGCAGCGAGCCCGAGCAGCAGTCGCTCGTGGCGCGGTGAGCGGGGTCGCTTCATACGCCGGGAAACCTAGGCCGTACGCGCGGCCTGAACCTTCACCGGAGCGGCCAAGCTCTTTGCAGTTCCGGCCACGCCGAGGGGGTCGATCGGTCGCCGTGTGCGGCGTGGGGCGCAGGGGGTGCGCTTGGGAGGGGTCGGGTCTTGGGGTAACCTGATTCTCATGGCCTCTCCTGCCCTCGCTCTGTCGATCGTCCTGGATCAGCGCGGTCTTCTCCCGGCGACGCCCGTGCAGGCACACCTCGTCGCAGAGCTGCGCGCGCTGGGGGGCGGGGTGGAGCGCGCGAGGCCGCCGCTGTCGGTGATCTTCGCGATCGACGTGTCGGGCTCGATGGTCGGGCCGCCGCTGGAGCACGCCGCGCGGTCGATCGAGCGGCTGGTGGAGCTGCTGGAGCCCACCGATCGGGTGGGGGTGGCGGCGTTCTCGGACGAGGCGAGCGAGGTCGTGCCGGTCGCGCGGCTCGACGCGGAGGCGAGGCGGTCGATCAGCGGGCAGGTGCACAAGCTCGAAGCGGGCGGCGGGACGAACGTGGAGGCGGGCCTGTCGCTGGCGCGGTCGATGATGCCGCCCCGAGGCGTCCACGAGCGGCAGCTCATCCTGTTGCTGAGCGATGGCGCCCCGAACCGGGGGAGGGTGGCCGTGGAGGAGCTGGCTGCGGTGACGCGCGGGTTCCGGCCCGAGGTGGTGGTCTCGACGCTCGGCTACGGGGCGCATCACCACGAGGACGTGCTGGCGCGGATCGCGGACGCGGGCGCGGGGCGCTACCACTTCATCGCGGATCCGGCGGTGTGCTCGGTCGAGCTGGCGCAGGCGCTCGGGGTGCAAGGGGACGTGGCCGCGGAGGCGATCGAGCTGTCGCTGTCGCCGGGAGAAGGGGTGGAGCTGTCGCGGTTCCACGGGAGCCGGGAGCTGCGGTTCGGGGCGAGTGGGGTGCGGGTCGCGGTGCCGGATCTGCTGCACGGGGGGAGGGCGGTGACGGTGGCCGAGCTGTCGCTCACGCCGCCGCGGGAGGCGGGGGTCTGGAAGCCGCTGCTGGCGACGGTGACGTTCCGGCGCGCAGGGGAGCGGGAGACGCAGACGATCGCGGCGACGCTGGAGGTGCCCGTGGGGGTGACGGTGACGGGGCCGAACCCGGAGGCGCGGGCCGAGGTGCTGATCGCGCAGGCGGACGAGGCGCGGGTCGAGGCGCGGCGTCAAGCGGACCGGGGTCAGTTCGAGGGAGCGGCGGCGGTGCTGCGGGGGATGATCGGCACCATCGAGGCGGAGCCGGGGCGGGGACGCGGGGATGGCTCTGCGCTCGACGAGGCGCTGGAGCAGCTCGTGGACGAGGCGGTGGCGATGGAGCGCAAGCCGAGCCGCGAGGCGTACTGCGCGTTCCGGAAGGCGCAGGTGCAGAGCCGGTCGCTGGCCGAGGGGGCCGAGTCGTACGCGTCGTCGCCGATGAGCGCGAGGATGGTGGAGAGCGTGGCCGGGGCGCTCCCCAGGGCGTCGCTGGTGGTGGTCGAGGGCGATGAGCCGGGCAAGCGGTTCCCCCTTTCGCAGCCGCGCAACACCATCGGTCGGACGCAGGCGGCGCAGGTGCGGATCGTCGACGTGAACGTGTCACGGATGCACGCGATGATCGTGGGGCAAGAGGGGAAGTTCTTCGTGTCCGATCTGGGGAGCACGAACGCGACGTGGCTGAACGGGGAGGTGCTGGAGAAGCCCGTGCCGCTCGGCCCTGGCGACGTGCTGCGGATCGGTGACGTGGAGCTGCGGTACGAGGAAGGCGCTCAGTCGTCCTTGTAGCGAGCGGCACGCTCGGACCAGTCGCCGTTCGCGCGCATCCACGAGCGCAGGCCGGCGGTGAGGCGGGCGAGGTGCGAGGCCACGGGCTCCTCGAAGGCCGTGAGGCTGCGTTCGAGGGAGAGGTAGGTGGCGAGCTCGGCGTCGTGCAGCGCGGCGGCGCGGTGGAGGGCGTCGTTCAGGGAGCAGCGCTGCTCGTGCTGGATGAGGATCACCAGGTTGTTCACGTCGCCGTGGCGGATCTCCTTGCCCAGGGAGAGGATGTCGTTGGAGTAACAGATGACCCGGTTGGCCGCGAGCTGAGTGGCCTGCACGAGGGGGTGCGCGTGGAGCCGCTCCGGCAGGTCGACCTGGTTGGTGAGGTAGATGAGGTCGAAGCAGGGGATGACGGCGCCGGTGAACGGGCGCATGGCCACGTACTCGGCAACGCAGGGGACGTTGTGTCGGCGGCGGTTCTCGCACTCCCAGCGGTTGGCCTCGAAGTAGGCGCTGACGTCACGGCAGAAGCGCTCGAGCAGCGGCGCGGAGGCG is part of the Chondromyces crocatus genome and encodes:
- a CDS encoding terpene synthase family protein, whose translation is METNGRPLLSYPFPPALHPLAEPINRATIDWTHRVGIMPTEPAAQRRHEEYGWFGGRIYPTASEEQLDLASCFLAWLFLADDQLDETLLGRETTQVAHLHTRFDSILGGAHARPDDVPLVHALEDILVRLAKLASAPLLERFCRDVSAYFEANRWECENRRRHNVPCVAEYVAMRPFTGAVIPCFDLIYLTNQVDLPERLHAHPLVQATQLAANRVICYSNDILSLGKEIRHGDVNNLVILIQHEQRCSLNDALHRAAALHDAELATYLSLERSLTAFEEPVASHLARLTAGLRSWMRANGDWSERAARYKDD
- a CDS encoding AraC family transcriptional regulator, whose translation is MSVRRPSLTTSAIHVGKLVRYAAARGIEPRVLCERVHLRPDELKSIERRIPLQAYADLLAYLARTFDDPGLPVHVAQGMRLEELHVMGFVIATSKSGREALERLTRYAVLLSDNASWQLDDPSGPNEATIHATAASTFSLGERLAAELSLCSCLHCFRESSTPSLTPTRVTFRHPAPRDVSAHERFFGTTIEFGAPTDSFSFDRALLAKTPRGADAALSAFFVNHAEELRRRTRAATALPDRVRDAIALEMNAGEPTTDTIARRLGTSERSLRRHLAAEGVSFRDLLDEVRRESAEQLLREGKIAIPDVAFLLGFSDVSTFTRAFKRWCGIPPGKYRERATAQRDGSSRSSPSSPPPG
- a CDS encoding oxygenase MpaB family protein encodes the protein MEQQAVTDRIPTEFRYWDNLSTPKAQRLRGILGALFGVDPKLTDETVRTYARSYYDADPLAESVVDEVYLPRGQAAGRRLFDQALACGVDAIPDAPPSLRRLFEDLETPPPWLDEQRVALGARVFRRYGTHLYSFAGAITLEGYRESSVAKPLVLTGAYTGSSANRRFLETAAFWTDVSEPGGLDPGCRGRETALHVRMMHVFVRKRLLAHPQWQLGAWGVPISHGDALLTLLGGSFVPGYALKLLGYRTSREEIEAMMHFWRYVGHLMGVQPRWFPETVEQALGLLFTSMIKGAQRSGDDGVLLARSYLASYAPTAADRWFTAWRKRWEHKLQLGYVSFFLPPPSYALYGLPRPGLWRFHPLLQAPFVFARETARQHLPRLDDWLDERARRETRDWVDARLGPRRAEYRAAEPIRP
- a CDS encoding VWA domain-containing protein translates to MASPALALSIVLDQRGLLPATPVQAHLVAELRALGGGVERARPPLSVIFAIDVSGSMVGPPLEHAARSIERLVELLEPTDRVGVAAFSDEASEVVPVARLDAEARRSISGQVHKLEAGGGTNVEAGLSLARSMMPPRGVHERQLILLLSDGAPNRGRVAVEELAAVTRGFRPEVVVSTLGYGAHHHEDVLARIADAGAGRYHFIADPAVCSVELAQALGVQGDVAAEAIELSLSPGEGVELSRFHGSRELRFGASGVRVAVPDLLHGGRAVTVAELSLTPPREAGVWKPLLATVTFRRAGERETQTIAATLEVPVGVTVTGPNPEARAEVLIAQADEARVEARRQADRGQFEGAAAVLRGMIGTIEAEPGRGRGDGSALDEALEQLVDEAVAMERKPSREAYCAFRKAQVQSRSLAEGAESYASSPMSARMVESVAGALPRASLVVVEGDEPGKRFPLSQPRNTIGRTQAAQVRIVDVNVSRMHAMIVGQEGKFFVSDLGSTNATWLNGEVLEKPVPLGPGDVLRIGDVELRYEEGAQSSL